A genomic region of Maniola hyperantus chromosome 5, iAphHyp1.2, whole genome shotgun sequence contains the following coding sequences:
- the Keap1 gene encoding kelch-like ECH-associated protein 1 isoform X2 — translation MLFTMRSHHMLTDVVLEVGNELFHVHKVVLAAGSPYFKAMFTSGLKESEMSRVRLQGVCPSAMAWLVYFMYTGKVRITEVTVCQLLPAATMFQISNVIDACCAFLERQLDPSNAIGIANFAEQHGCVELKQKANQFIERHFTQVCQEEEFLQLTPQELICLIRKDELNVREEREVYNSVLSWVKFDEDRRYPRMEHILQAVRCQYLTPNFLKEQMSTCSVLKKVPACREYLAKIFKDLTLHKKPVVKERRPNTPRIIYVAGGYFRHSIDVFEAFNLDDNCWTTLPRLTVPRSGLGAAFLKGFFYAVGGRNTSPGASYDSDWVDVYSPSAEQWRPCSPMATPRHRVGVAVMDGLLYAVGGSAGSEYHKTVECYDPEKDAWTYVASMGRARLGVGVAVVNRLLYAAGGFDGARRSASVECYHPENNCWTEVAPMHYARSGAGVAALNQYIYVVGGYDGAAQLASVERYDTERDTWEEVAPVRAARSALSLAVLDNKLYAMGGYDGTAFLDIVEIYDPSTNCWKSGTPLTSVRSGHASAVCYQHTAPEPDAPALVAKLPRRAPTAPSAAPPPAPAAADDVPMANNILSSFSTSHRRL, via the exons ATGCTTTTCACTATGCGATCTCACCATATGTTGACCGACGTCGTTTTAGAAGTTGGCAACGAGCTATTTCATGTTCACAAAGTAGTCCTGGCTGCTGGAAGTCCTTATTTCAAG GCAATGTTCACAAGTGGGCTGAAGGAGAGCGAAATGTCTCGCGTGCGGTTACAAGGCGTGTGCCCGTCGGCGATGGCCTGGCTCGTCTACTTCATGTACACGGGGAAGGTGCGCATCACCGAGGTCACCGTGTGCCAGCTGCTGCCTGCAGCCACAATGTTCCAG ATATCCAACGTAATAGATGCGTGCTGCGCGTTCCTCGAGCGGCAGCTGGACCCGTCCAACGCCATCGGTATCGCCAACTTCGCAGAGCAGCACGGCTGCGTGGAGCTCAAGCAGAAAGCCAACCAGTTCATTGAAAGACATTTCACACAA GTGTGCCAAGAAGAAGAATTTTTGCAATTAACGCCTCAAGAATTAATATGTTTGATACGGAAAGATGAACTAAATGTGAGAGAGGAACGGGAAGTTTACAACTCGGTATTAAGTTGG gtAAAGTTTGACGAGGATCGGAGGTATCCGCGAATGGAGCACATACTGCAAGCCGTACGATGCCAGTACCTCACTCCCAACTTCCTAAAGGAGCAGATGAGCACGTGTTCCGTGCTCAAGAAAGTCCCCGCCTGTAGAGAGTATCTCGCTAAAATATTTAAG GATCTGACACTACACAAGAAGCCCGTGGTGAAGGAGCGGCGGCCCAACACGCCACGTATCATCTACGTGGCGGGGGGCTACTTCCGCCACTCCATCGACGTGTTCGAGGCCTTCAACCTGGACGACAACTGCTGGACCACGCTGCCCCGGCTCACCGTGCCGCGCTCTGGACTGGGGGCAGCTTTCCTTAAG GGATTTTTCTACGCGGTGGGTGGACGCAACACGTCCCCGGGTGCGTCGTACGACAGCGACTGGGTCGACGTGTACAGCCCCAGCGCCGAGCAGTGGCGCCCCTGCAGCCCCATGGCCACGCCCAGGCACAGG GTCGGAGTGGCGGTAATGGATGGTCTGCTCTATGCGGTGGGCGGGTCTGCGGGATCGGAATATCACAAAACTGTAGAATG CTATGACCCCGAGAAGGACGCGTGGACGTACGTGGCTTCGATGGGGCGCGCGCGGCTGGGTGTGGGCGTGGCCGTGGTCAACCGCCTGCTGTATGCCGCGGGCGGCTTCGACGGCGCGCGCCGCTCCGCCTCCGTCGAGTGCTACCACCCCGAGAACAACTGCTGGACCGAGGTCGCGCCCATGCACTACGCGAGGAGCGGCGCCG GCGTGGCAGCGCTGAACCAGTACATCTACGTGGTGGGCGGGTACGACGGCGCGGCGCAGCTCGCATCCGTGGAGCGCTACGACACGGAGCGCGACACGTGGGAGGAGGTGGCGCCCGTGCGCGCCGCGCGCTCCGCGCTCTCGCTGGCCGTGCTCGACAACAAGCTCTACGCCATGG GTGGTTACGACGGCACCGCTTTCCTAGACATAGTGGAAATCTACGACCCGTCCACAAACTGTTGGAAGAGCGGCACGCCCCTTACGTCGGTGCGGTCGGGGCACGCGTCGGCCGTGTGCTACCAGCACACCGCGCCCGAGCCCGACGCGCCCGCGCTCGTGGCCAAGCTGCCGCGCCGCGCGCCCACCGCGCcctccgccgcgccgccgcccgcgcccgccgccgccgacgACGTGCCCATGGCCAATAATATACTGAGTAGCTTCTCCACCTCACATAGACGATTATAG
- the Keap1 gene encoding kelch-like ECH-associated protein 1B isoform X1: METEDDVGRNLLDDMPPINCELFEGPYSGSNDIGDMTFCLGNYVPDFMKMLFTMRSHHMLTDVVLEVGNELFHVHKVVLAAGSPYFKAMFTSGLKESEMSRVRLQGVCPSAMAWLVYFMYTGKVRITEVTVCQLLPAATMFQISNVIDACCAFLERQLDPSNAIGIANFAEQHGCVELKQKANQFIERHFTQVCQEEEFLQLTPQELICLIRKDELNVREEREVYNSVLSWVKFDEDRRYPRMEHILQAVRCQYLTPNFLKEQMSTCSVLKKVPACREYLAKIFKDLTLHKKPVVKERRPNTPRIIYVAGGYFRHSIDVFEAFNLDDNCWTTLPRLTVPRSGLGAAFLKGFFYAVGGRNTSPGASYDSDWVDVYSPSAEQWRPCSPMATPRHRVGVAVMDGLLYAVGGSAGSEYHKTVECYDPEKDAWTYVASMGRARLGVGVAVVNRLLYAAGGFDGARRSASVECYHPENNCWTEVAPMHYARSGAGVAALNQYIYVVGGYDGAAQLASVERYDTERDTWEEVAPVRAARSALSLAVLDNKLYAMGGYDGTAFLDIVEIYDPSTNCWKSGTPLTSVRSGHASAVCYQHTAPEPDAPALVAKLPRRAPTAPSAAPPPAPAAADDVPMANNILSSFSTSHRRL; encoded by the exons ATGGAGACGGAAGATGACGTGGGGCGCAACCTGCTAGACGACATGCCGCCCATCAACTGTGAGCTCTTCGAGGGCCCGTACAGCGGTAGCAACGACATTGGCGATATGACTTTCTGTCTAGGAAACTATGTACCTGACTTTATGAAG ATGCTTTTCACTATGCGATCTCACCATATGTTGACCGACGTCGTTTTAGAAGTTGGCAACGAGCTATTTCATGTTCACAAAGTAGTCCTGGCTGCTGGAAGTCCTTATTTCAAG GCAATGTTCACAAGTGGGCTGAAGGAGAGCGAAATGTCTCGCGTGCGGTTACAAGGCGTGTGCCCGTCGGCGATGGCCTGGCTCGTCTACTTCATGTACACGGGGAAGGTGCGCATCACCGAGGTCACCGTGTGCCAGCTGCTGCCTGCAGCCACAATGTTCCAG ATATCCAACGTAATAGATGCGTGCTGCGCGTTCCTCGAGCGGCAGCTGGACCCGTCCAACGCCATCGGTATCGCCAACTTCGCAGAGCAGCACGGCTGCGTGGAGCTCAAGCAGAAAGCCAACCAGTTCATTGAAAGACATTTCACACAA GTGTGCCAAGAAGAAGAATTTTTGCAATTAACGCCTCAAGAATTAATATGTTTGATACGGAAAGATGAACTAAATGTGAGAGAGGAACGGGAAGTTTACAACTCGGTATTAAGTTGG gtAAAGTTTGACGAGGATCGGAGGTATCCGCGAATGGAGCACATACTGCAAGCCGTACGATGCCAGTACCTCACTCCCAACTTCCTAAAGGAGCAGATGAGCACGTGTTCCGTGCTCAAGAAAGTCCCCGCCTGTAGAGAGTATCTCGCTAAAATATTTAAG GATCTGACACTACACAAGAAGCCCGTGGTGAAGGAGCGGCGGCCCAACACGCCACGTATCATCTACGTGGCGGGGGGCTACTTCCGCCACTCCATCGACGTGTTCGAGGCCTTCAACCTGGACGACAACTGCTGGACCACGCTGCCCCGGCTCACCGTGCCGCGCTCTGGACTGGGGGCAGCTTTCCTTAAG GGATTTTTCTACGCGGTGGGTGGACGCAACACGTCCCCGGGTGCGTCGTACGACAGCGACTGGGTCGACGTGTACAGCCCCAGCGCCGAGCAGTGGCGCCCCTGCAGCCCCATGGCCACGCCCAGGCACAGG GTCGGAGTGGCGGTAATGGATGGTCTGCTCTATGCGGTGGGCGGGTCTGCGGGATCGGAATATCACAAAACTGTAGAATG CTATGACCCCGAGAAGGACGCGTGGACGTACGTGGCTTCGATGGGGCGCGCGCGGCTGGGTGTGGGCGTGGCCGTGGTCAACCGCCTGCTGTATGCCGCGGGCGGCTTCGACGGCGCGCGCCGCTCCGCCTCCGTCGAGTGCTACCACCCCGAGAACAACTGCTGGACCGAGGTCGCGCCCATGCACTACGCGAGGAGCGGCGCCG GCGTGGCAGCGCTGAACCAGTACATCTACGTGGTGGGCGGGTACGACGGCGCGGCGCAGCTCGCATCCGTGGAGCGCTACGACACGGAGCGCGACACGTGGGAGGAGGTGGCGCCCGTGCGCGCCGCGCGCTCCGCGCTCTCGCTGGCCGTGCTCGACAACAAGCTCTACGCCATGG GTGGTTACGACGGCACCGCTTTCCTAGACATAGTGGAAATCTACGACCCGTCCACAAACTGTTGGAAGAGCGGCACGCCCCTTACGTCGGTGCGGTCGGGGCACGCGTCGGCCGTGTGCTACCAGCACACCGCGCCCGAGCCCGACGCGCCCGCGCTCGTGGCCAAGCTGCCGCGCCGCGCGCCCACCGCGCcctccgccgcgccgccgcccgcgcccgccgccgccgacgACGTGCCCATGGCCAATAATATACTGAGTAGCTTCTCCACCTCACATAGACGATTATAG